The Wolbachia endosymbiont of Ctenocephalides felis wCfeT genome includes a region encoding these proteins:
- a CDS encoding DnaJ domain-containing protein: MKGYLDRNRYYCDKRLRDLFSKWKIPEEELIGKEFSKIYGVINKYYRKLALKCHPDKAKSEKEKQILGEKFKELTEEKKRLEQHVQALKEGKDPSTYARQSEAEKRRMQREINKLLLYRNKLIKRTVFLFICTYIFLNPEDKVLFSLSKLAAGSAAQSAAYQLYMFSINIWPWLFLALIVNAIFFTREQMHSQELHSDIVLKKLNTLYAIDNTIICVSAMVALSSVVVELIKNNHWPDFGTVSIQGYGLRSNSQ; encoded by the coding sequence GTGAAGGGTTATTTAGATAGGAATAGGTATTATTGTGATAAACGTCTGCGTGACTTATTTTCAAAATGGAAAATTCCTGAAGAAGAATTAATAGGTAAGGAATTTTCTAAAATATATGGAGTAATTAACAAGTATTATAGGAAGCTAGCACTAAAGTGCCATCCCGACAAGGCAAAAAGTGAAAAAGAAAAACAAATTTTAGGAGAAAAATTCAAAGAACTGACAGAAGAGAAAAAAAGGCTAGAGCAGCATGTCCAAGCTCTAAAAGAAGGAAAAGATCCTAGTACATATGCACGACAATCTGAAGCAGAAAAGCGGCGCATGCAAAGAGAAATTAACAAGCTATTATTATACAGAAATAAGCTTATCAAAAGAACTGTTTTTCTTTTCATATGTACATACATATTTTTGAATCCAGAAGACAAAGTTTTGTTTTCTTTATCTAAGCTCGCTGCCGGTAGTGCTGCACAAAGTGCTGCTTATCAACTTTATATGTTTAGCATAAACATTTGGCCGTGGCTATTTTTAGCACTAATCGTAAACGCAATCTTCTTTACAAGAGAACAAATGCACTCACAAGAACTGCACAGTGATATAGTACTAAAAAAGTTAAACACGCTGTATGCTATCGACAATACCATTATTTGTGTTTCAGCTATGGTTGCTCTATCCAGCGTTGTAGTAGAGTTGATTAAAAATAATCATTGGCCAGATTTTGGTACAGTATCCATTCAGGGGTATGGCTTAAGAAGCAATAGCCAGTAG
- a CDS encoding ABC transporter ATP-binding protein: protein MTAKQVIYFILKMLSSFKWQVIFISLVPLVWAIDQSFNPYMVKIILDCIAVSSDFEYLAIPVVSYIVILFLMACIHRLYDYLMDISLVPNLRRKINDSSFEVLLGQSNHYYQNNFAGSLANKVNNLVDNIPKVIQLILEIFLFQLLALGIAIYTLWTVNVSFAIAMLAWLGSFIILSLTFVKKLTRLSAIWSEYGSTIAGKIVDVFSNILSVRLFARNSTERASLRAVCKEDAAMEQRIHWIYFWIFCAYGFSYVIMQGCNLYFLIKGKQQGIITIGDFALVMGINSTIASFLWLLTRNFSQFVKIWGRIIKGLKIILVTPEVQDKPNATDLVIKEGKINFDKVHFHYKGTEPIFEDKSIIIKSGQKVGLIGYSGGGKSTFVNLILRLYDVQSGKILIDGQDISDVTQDSLRKNISMIPQDPSLFHRTLMENIRYGSADASDEGVIEAAKRAHAHEFIEKLPQGYESMVGERGVKLSGGQRQRIAIARAILKTPLF, encoded by the coding sequence ATGACAGCAAAACAAGTTATATACTTCATTTTAAAAATGCTAAGCTCATTTAAATGGCAAGTGATTTTTATATCTCTTGTGCCTTTAGTTTGGGCAATTGATCAATCTTTCAACCCATACATGGTGAAAATCATTTTGGATTGTATTGCCGTATCATCTGATTTTGAGTATTTGGCTATCCCTGTTGTATCTTATATTGTGATCTTATTTTTAATGGCATGCATTCATAGGTTGTATGATTATCTTATGGATATTTCACTTGTTCCAAATCTTCGCAGAAAAATTAATGACTCAAGTTTTGAAGTACTCCTTGGACAAAGTAATCATTACTATCAAAATAATTTTGCAGGTAGCCTTGCAAATAAAGTAAATAATTTAGTAGATAATATCCCAAAAGTTATACAACTTATATTAGAAATTTTTCTTTTTCAGCTCTTGGCGCTCGGCATTGCAATTTACACGCTATGGACAGTGAATGTAAGTTTTGCTATTGCTATGTTGGCTTGGTTAGGGTCTTTCATCATTTTATCCCTAACTTTTGTAAAGAAGTTGACGCGCCTTTCAGCCATTTGGTCAGAATATGGATCAACAATTGCAGGTAAGATCGTAGACGTATTTTCAAATATTTTATCTGTCAGATTATTTGCAAGAAATAGCACTGAAAGAGCTTCTTTAAGGGCTGTTTGTAAAGAAGATGCTGCGATGGAGCAGAGAATCCATTGGATTTATTTTTGGATTTTCTGTGCTTATGGATTTTCATATGTAATCATGCAAGGGTGTAATTTGTACTTTTTAATTAAAGGTAAGCAGCAAGGTATAATAACCATAGGGGATTTTGCTCTTGTGATGGGGATTAACTCTACAATAGCTAGCTTTCTTTGGCTTTTAACGAGAAATTTTTCGCAGTTTGTGAAGATATGGGGAAGGATTATCAAAGGACTAAAGATAATCTTGGTAACTCCTGAAGTGCAGGATAAGCCAAATGCAACAGATTTGGTTATTAAAGAAGGGAAAATTAACTTTGATAAAGTTCATTTTCATTATAAAGGCACAGAGCCAATATTTGAAGATAAATCCATAATTATCAAATCCGGTCAAAAGGTAGGATTGATAGGATATTCTGGTGGTGGAAAATCAACATTTGTGAATCTGATCCTTCGGCTTTATGATGTGCAATCTGGAAAAATCTTAATTGATGGTCAAGATATTAGTGATGTAACTCAAGATTCTTTACGTAAAAATATTAGTATGATTCCGCAGGATCCATCGCTTTTTCATAGAACTCTTATGGAAAATATTCGCTATGGAAGTGCAGATGCTAGTGATGAGGGGGTTATAGAAGCTGCAAAACGAGCACATGCTCATGAGTTTATTGAAAAGTTGCCTCAGGGTTATGAATCGATGGTTGGAGAAAGAGGCGTCAAACTTTCAGGTGGACAAAGGCAGCGTATTGCAATTGCCAGAGCTATTTTAAAAACTCCCCTATTTTGA
- the nuoG gene encoding NADH-quinone oxidoreductase subunit NuoG produces MVKITINSQEYKVEPGLTIIQACEVVGVEIPRFCYHERLAIAGNCRMCLVEVEGGPPKPVASCAMPVAENMVIHTDTPKVKKAREGVLEFLLMNHPLDCPICDQGGECDLQDITMSYGKGVSRFADHKRAVPKKHFGPLIETAMNRCIHCTRCVRFLSDVAGTNELGGIGRGENVEISTYIRRHIDSELSGNIIDLCPVGALTSKPYSFTARPWELLHCETIDVLDAVGSAIRVDYRGPEVMRILPRLNEEINEEWISDKTRFSYDGLKLQRLDRPYVKKDGRLVSTDWNEALTVAARKIKNTKPNKIAAIAGDLVDCESMLLLKGLMQKLGSGNIDCRQDGTKFIQNNRGSYVFNTTIEGIENADLCLLINTNPRVEAPIINARMRKRYLQGSFSVASIGPDIEYLYHVEKLGDDPGVLSEIANGIHKFCEVLSSAKNPMLIIGQDALIRYDAESVIALAGQIAERFNMIRDDWNGFNVLHKAAARVGGLDIGFVPKKDGKNTFQILEKAKSGEIEVVYLLGADEIDTTRLENTFVIYQGHHGDKGAHVADVIFPGSTYTEKYATYVNTEGRVQRTNLATLPPGEAKEDWLIIKNLSQHLDLFLPYDSLSDVRKKLDTIGPQFRKADQVVKNKWVPISVDGVSLINTPFTLKEVNFYMTDSISRASKIMADCTKAFCASGA; encoded by the coding sequence GTGGTTAAAATTACTATCAATTCTCAAGAATATAAAGTAGAACCAGGGCTTACTATTATTCAAGCATGTGAAGTTGTGGGAGTTGAAATCCCGCGTTTTTGTTATCACGAGCGTCTGGCAATTGCTGGTAACTGCAGAATGTGCTTAGTTGAAGTAGAAGGCGGGCCTCCAAAGCCTGTTGCTTCTTGTGCAATGCCAGTTGCAGAAAATATGGTTATTCACACTGATACTCCTAAAGTTAAAAAGGCACGTGAAGGTGTGCTTGAGTTCTTACTAATGAATCATCCGCTTGACTGTCCGATTTGTGACCAGGGTGGCGAGTGTGATTTACAAGATATCACAATGTCCTATGGAAAGGGGGTTAGTAGATTTGCTGATCATAAAAGAGCAGTACCAAAAAAACATTTTGGTCCACTGATTGAAACTGCAATGAATCGGTGTATTCATTGTACTCGATGTGTGAGGTTTTTATCTGACGTTGCAGGTACAAATGAGCTTGGTGGCATTGGACGTGGAGAAAATGTAGAGATTAGTACATATATAAGGAGACATATTGACTCTGAACTATCTGGAAATATTATAGATCTCTGCCCAGTTGGAGCTTTAACCTCAAAACCTTATTCGTTCACAGCGCGTCCATGGGAGTTATTGCATTGTGAGACTATAGATGTGCTTGATGCTGTTGGTAGTGCAATTAGGGTCGATTATCGAGGTCCGGAAGTTATGAGGATACTGCCAAGACTAAATGAGGAAATTAATGAAGAGTGGATATCAGATAAAACGCGTTTTTCTTATGATGGATTAAAATTGCAGCGTCTTGATCGTCCTTATGTAAAAAAAGATGGAAGATTAGTTTCAACTGACTGGAATGAAGCACTAACTGTTGCTGCAAGAAAAATAAAGAACACAAAGCCAAATAAAATAGCTGCAATTGCTGGTGATTTAGTAGATTGCGAATCAATGCTTCTTTTGAAAGGATTGATGCAAAAGCTTGGTTCGGGAAATATAGACTGTAGGCAGGATGGTACAAAATTTATACAAAATAATCGTGGATCATATGTATTTAATACCACTATTGAAGGTATAGAGAATGCAGATTTATGCTTGTTGATTAATACGAATCCAAGAGTAGAAGCACCAATTATTAATGCGCGTATGAGAAAGAGATACTTGCAGGGTAGCTTCTCTGTTGCAAGCATTGGTCCTGATATTGAGTATTTATACCACGTTGAAAAGTTAGGTGATGATCCTGGTGTTTTAAGTGAAATAGCGAACGGAATTCATAAATTTTGTGAGGTCTTGAGTAGCGCTAAGAACCCTATGCTAATCATCGGTCAGGACGCACTAATCAGATATGATGCTGAGTCAGTTATAGCTCTAGCTGGCCAAATTGCGGAAAGGTTTAACATGATTAGAGATGATTGGAATGGCTTTAATGTATTGCATAAAGCTGCAGCACGGGTTGGAGGCCTTGATATTGGGTTCGTTCCTAAGAAAGATGGAAAAAACACTTTTCAAATACTAGAAAAAGCAAAAAGTGGTGAGATAGAAGTTGTTTATCTTCTTGGTGCTGATGAAATCGATACAACAAGGCTAGAGAATACGTTTGTGATTTATCAAGGTCATCATGGTGATAAGGGTGCGCACGTTGCAGATGTTATTTTTCCTGGTAGTACATATACAGAAAAATATGCAACTTATGTAAACACTGAAGGTCGAGTGCAAAGAACAAATTTAGCCACACTTCCTCCAGGTGAAGCAAAAGAAGACTGGCTAATCATTAAGAACTTATCTCAACATTTAGATCTGTTTTTGCCGTATGATAGTTTATCTGATGTGAGAAAAAAATTGGATACTATCGGCCCACAATTTAGAAAAGCTGATCAAGTGGTCAAAAATAAATGGGTGCCAATTAGTGTTGATGGGGTAAGCTTAATCAATACACCTTTTACTTTAAAAGAAGTTAATTTCTATATGACAGACTCAATAAGCCGAGCCTCAAAAATAATGGCAGATTGCACTAAGGCTTTTTGTGCAAGTGGCGCTTGA